A region of the Ctenopharyngodon idella isolate HZGC_01 chromosome 2, HZGC01, whole genome shotgun sequence genome:
ATTGATCCtcgttttatttctccttttgtcccAAAAGTTGCTTGCTATGGTCCATAATGTttgaacaaaacaacaacagcgtGCTGCTAGACGTTACGCAGGCAGCTGTCCGTGTCTGTTGCCGTGGTTACTATGCAGCACAAGGAAACCAGGGATGACGCAGATATTACGTCATTGACTAGTGACAAGGGAGGGACGGGCactatttaaaattgtgaatttctctgaatttacaaattcttggaaacatttaggataatgtaagtacacagctgaacgaaatatataacactgtgcaagtggttttgggatattttaatataaaatatgcgCCTTTAATGcttttcaatgcttttgtgttctttttgcgTTTGCGTTTTTCCAcccatctaatttttttttcattactatgTCTGTTTAGAGGCTCCGTACTACAGAGTGTAGGCAGAGTGCTTACCGATGTATCCTACGTAGAAGAGTAAGAGTGAAGTGAGCACTGAGTTCCGGCTGGTAGGTGGAGGGAATTACGACATACTCGCCCGGCTGTAGATGGCAAAACACACTGACCTCCTGGGAGTGGGCATGAGGTACACAACTAACCACAGGACACATGGAACCAGGGATTAACAGGAAGCCAGAACCACTGTCAGGTACCtggacacattaaaatataatgaaagcataccaaaaaataatcaatattgaatGTTAGACACCTACACCTAAGAAATACCAAATTACTATACCATTACTAGAACAATTATGATTAAAACTGAACACTTTTAGCACAATAAACACAATTCAGCTTTTTAGCAGTTTAGTCATATTATAAATGCCTTGAAAATTATtagaaatgaataattaatgaccTTATAAATATGAAAGCCGATGGCATGGAGGGCATTTTCGGGCCTGTTTTGGCGTAGAGTGACCCTTACGTTGTTACCTCCAGGGTCATAGGTCACAGTAAGGGGTATACGGGGGTTGTGTCCATGTGTGGCGAAGTTGCGACTTCCTCCAGCAGTAGAACCAATGGACCAAGAGCCATGAGAGCTGATGGTTTCCCATTCGCCCTCTGAAAAATGCTGAAGAGGAGGAGGATTTGATTTcatcacactggagagaaaaaaGCAGACATTTTAGGCCAATATATggttttattacattatatcgCATATCTAgatgcagttttactgtatatgGCCACTAATAATTGGTGTcattattatacagtatatttatacagtactgtaaaaaagtttggggtcagtaagatttttttaaagaaattacattttttatttagcaagaatgcattgaattgatcaaaaatgactatttatattgttacaatagatttcatttttaataaatgctgtttttttttaatgttctattaaaaaattcatgaaaaaaaaaaatcatggtttccacaaaactattgtgcagcacaactgttttcaacattgataagaagaaGTTTCttaagcactaaatcagcacattagaatgatttctaaaggttcatgtgacactgaagactggagtaatgatgatgaaaattcagctttaccatcacaggaataaattacattttaaaatatattaaaatagaaaaaagtgatttaaaattgtaataacatttcacaatattacagtttttactgtaattctGATGGAATAAATGCAACCTCAGTGactataagagacttcttttaaaaacattaaaaaaatctgactgaccccaaacttttgaactgtacaAGAGGTTCAGTACAGTAAGTATATCTTTGTGCAATGACCTGAGAGAGGTAGAGCAGGAAGAATGAACTCTCAAGAGGAAGCGGCCCTCCGCTCCCTGCAGGAACGTACTGGGCACCAGCAGGTAAAAACCAGGATTCAGGTGAGTGTCTACAACCACTTCCCGATCATACGCATGCGTGTGTGACACAAGCGGAGGCTTGTTCAGTGTCCGCACCAAGTTAAAATGTTTCTTCTCCACCTAAACATATTAAATACAACATATGACATAGTGTAATATGTTCAATCACTCAAAAATGATTGTTTTGTGATTCTCTAACCTTCCACACATGTAGTGCAATGGCCTGGAGGTGTGGATGCTGCCGAGTGCCGCCCTCTGCTGGTCGTTCAGGGCGTCTGTACTGAAGCAAAGACAGCAACACTTCTCCTCTCTCGCACACCTTCAACCAGAACTTAGGGTTGCTGCTAAAAGTGCTGTTGTTTCGGCAACCGCCTGCAGAGTGACCTTTGACCCAGCGGCCTGCAATCTGGTGGCTGTGGGTTAGAAAGCTTCCTACATGAAAGGAAATTacacattaatataaatattaaataaatatctaccattattatttttaaagtttcaaaTTATTCACtagatatataatttataaaacagaaaaggtcTGGTGATGTAAATGCTCTAAGAATGTATAGCCAATACCTGTGTAGATGCTTTGGAGGTGTCCTGCATCACTGAGGGGATAGCCCACAGTGACTTCATCAAATTCCTGCTGGAATTCTGTCAGGTCCATCCAGAATTCCCCCTCTGCCGTGCGGCCCAGTAGAGCCTGAGCGCAGGAGACCTCCAGAGAAGCCCATCCTGATCCGCtgtagagagagacagacagaaccTGTCAGACAGAAGCTGCATTTCCTTTGTCACCAACATTTGAGCAGTGTTAGggagttacttttaaaagtaatgcattacaatattgcgttactccctaaaaaagtaactaattgtgttactttttatgcaaagtaatgcattacattacttttgcattactttttctcacctgggctgggcttgcttgttttttgaaaacaagttctaattttgacaaatgttaaggccctttcaaacgaaaagtgaaatgaataagagggaaatgcatatttatgcctgtacagtagagggtgcagctcagacaaatctttcagctgtgctgccattctggattaaagaagaataggatacaggagaaggaagttcaacactcttatttctaaatctaaagtaATTCTTTCTTATTAGTATGGTTAAATTGGAttattgaaggtcagcagcaaagataCTGGTtaattaataaagtgagattaaaaacaaagtatatttgtgtattttaatagatttaattattacaggtttgtgtaaaattctgagaatgcatttcactgtttttattcattttgaggaatactgaatgtttttgttcaagtgagatgagtaaatgcatgttcacatttcgTCTAGAATTACACTGCACTTACTCtgtttctctcaacatggggacaggagagctgtcagtcaataaatgtgataTAAATGCGTTACTTATTacaaaaagtaacttagatattttgttgtaaacagaaaaagtaatgcattactttactagttacttgaaaaagtaatctaattacgtaactcaagttacttgtaatgcgttacccccaacactgcatttGAGTAGGATTGTTGCTTTTCGCCCCCCCAGTGGAAGTCGCATGGAACTTTCAAATAGGCTGTGAAGCATTTTCTCCTATGTTTATTCATATGGTAAAAAGAATAATGATATCCATCCACACAAAATAAATGACCACCaaaaattttgaaagaaaaacaaggtaaaataattatttcagacataattattcataaccACTAATTTTACAGAAGCAGAGTTTAAAGAATAACATTTTAGTggaaaaatattgttaattcTCACTTTGTTCTTCAATAATATAGTTTTGATTAGGTCTGGCGGTTGCATTCAATCTAACCGCAGAAGTTCAAATAAGTCAACGCATGCAAAGCTCAAATAGGAACCGACAAATCTGCTTTGCGTATGATCAGTACTGCTCACcattataaaataatgactTCCGGCTACACACAGCACTGAAGTTactaataaaagtaaaatagataaaaaaaaaatgctatgaaTAACCTTATTATTGTGttagatttatttaaatcaatctAAACAGATATGAAAATttacaattataataaattgttaaaaaaacccatctatttttaatacatatatgGAATATAAGGTACTTTGCAcacaaaataaaccaaaaaatgGACCAGTATGTGATCATTCAGCATGTATTTCCCTCCATACCTCTCCCTCCAGACCCCGGCCCAGCTCTTCCTCCCCCAGGGGTTTCGTATCCTGATCAGCTCCACTTGTTCACCTGTAGTCGTTGTCACATTTGTCCACTCCATCACACTCATGGCGTGGAACTGGCCAAGCTCTGGGACgcctgcagagagagagagaacaaaccCATTACTAGAGCTAATACAGTACCTCATACCTGACTGAGAGAGACAAAATGAGGCAAAAGTACCTCTTTATAAAACACCTTATAATGTATTAGCAGATACTTTTTTCCATTGTTATGGCATAAATCAATACTGCAATATTTCTCACCTCTTACCTCATTAAAAACAGTGAGGCATGTTAGCAAAAATACTTCTATGTGAAACTTTCATAAGGAAGAAGCACCTTCCTCTAATACTTCCTATGGTATTTTGTGAAAGATTTTCTGTGAATTGTAAAGTTGCCAGCAAAAAATTCAAGGTATAAATTAGGGACATTCTAAAATCTAACCCAACcctaactattaactattgcTGTGAAAGTCCATAATCACTCCAAAAtagtgttattgttaactaaaactattaaacaaCAGTTTTGttgattgaaataaaataaacattaactgaaataaaatattaaaaaaatactaaaattagatatgttgccttggcaactacctgaaataaaataagcttaagttgaagtactaaaattactaaaactgaaataaaaaaaataaataatctgaaatatataaaaaaaaaaaaaaaaaaaaaaaaaaaaagaagaataaaaattacaaaattattaaaacttaaactaacattaaaatgaaaactgaaaatatacaaataaaatcgaattccaaatattaaaaaatactataattgtatattacagtaataatactaaaacaacactgccTGGCTGTGTCAAACAACAGTTACTTATTTgtcacaaaattttcatttcagcttTTTCTGCTTGGAGATTGGGATTATggtgagaaaaaaatcagtgGTTACTTTTCTCTCTCACCTGTGGAGGCGCTGTGGACACAGCAGCTGATGGCACATCGCTCCTTCAGCTCCAGTGAGAGTTTAGATAGACTCGTCCCATTAGCTGTGTGTTGAGTCTGGGTGTCGTTGGGCTGTTGTGGTGACTCCGCCCCTTTTAGACTCCATCGTACCACTATGGTTCCGCTCAAGTCCACCATTGCCTCGCACACTTGGCCTGCCCACAAACGCTCATATGAACCATGTAGCCTAATATGAAGAAGAGTTAACAACGCTTCAATTATTATGACTTGGTTTTAGTTCAAACATCAAatcaaaatgatattttatatttcacagaCATCTCTGTACCAGCACATACTTGGCATACGCTTTCTCCAAAAGTGCTACCCAGAATGCCCTAGGGCTCTGGCATCGTGAGAAGCAGAGAGTGTCATTGATACAGGGCAACCGGTCATCCACCTGTACCTCTATCCAGTGCCCGTTCTGCCAGAACCGGAACCTGAACTCACCGTGATAAGCACAGTCACCCCACAAAGGCTGTTCCGGTGGAAATACCTGATAACAAACACAAGCACATGACATAAGTTTAGAAATTTCAACTTTACGCAAATGAGAAGCGAATCTCACGAACAACCAATAGGAGTGAAGACTGTCTGTGGAGCTCATGTCACCGTCTCGAGTGCAGGGAAGACAGGACAAAGTTCAGGAGtgatttcactgttttatatGATTCAACTGTAAccacatataataaaatgatgcTTGGAAAAGAAACTGTCATCAGTCAGTGAGTTTGATTCATACATTGACAGTTTGTGAgttgttaaaggtgcagtaagtggtaTTTGTACTACGCTGTTGgacaaacaaacccacccctctcttaattgctccgcctccaaaactcacactccaattctaaccaccctgctctgagtcggtctcgaaccccggcccgaTCGCTGATGGCATGTGAGGCCAATGACGCTAAGCACCACATTTTCTAGTGGCCGTCAGTGCGCAGTTGTTTAACTGCAGaactctcactagctggccgctgttacacacgcaatgtgagtggatgtctgtttatcatagctgacgcgcaacaaaatgcttcatgaaaaataaagtgcagttgatgaacgaacgacaagaaagcacaaaaaatgaacatacagtacacacgagtaaatacaaagtgttcgttgttagtcgtaaacagcacagcagctccagtcCCTCTTAGCTCTccccagcgctggaaagcttttctaatataaccaggtcctaaagcgcttgcccaggcataaaccttcattccagtgatattcttttgagctgttttgtattgtgtcccatttctcattctgcagttttttttttcttattttcaaatctccctcttgctcgttctctctcttcAACCGTCATGCGCCCcctgatgctgattggttagacgtttgttgttggactcggcccgactaacttccaaacagtgtatttgaaatatcACTGAGTCCCCCTTTAATTATATGATGTTTATAACTACTGCTGCAGTTTCCCCTGCATTATGTTGATTATTAGGGACAAGAAAATTGATTATTTGTCAAATTCGAATGACGTTTAAGTAATTTTTGACAGTATAAGCgagtttaatttgttgattgATCGATCGATAATCTGGATAATGATTTAATGCACTGAGCACTGCTGTGGTTTATACAACAACAGCAGAATgttacttttaattattttaagtctAATTCCTAGTCAAATTAGAATGATATCTTAGTTTTACATATCACTTGTGATTGCATTTTCTAAAGATATGGCCAGATGTGCAGTCTACCAATAGCATTAGAGCAACAGCACTAGGAACGCCCACAAGCGTCTTCACAGTACAGAGACTAGCGAAATACAGTGACAAAGACGCTGGTGGTGAGAAAGGGGCTTTaaaagccatgaaccaaaccagccagctttataatggcagtgaacgggaccaccgagtatgaagctgaagaaagtgcattcGTCAATCATAAACGTACACCACACGGCTCCTAGATGATAGAtgaatgcactttcttgagcttcatactcattggtcccgttcactgccattataaagcttagatgcatcaggatatttattaacatatctcagattgtgttcatcagaaagaagaaagtcatatacacatagtatgtcttgaaggtgagtaaaacttggggtaatttccattttaaagtgaacGAATCCTTTAAAAGTCCAGCAGACTGAAGGGAGCAGCGCTGAGTGTAGGATTTATTTCTAATTATGGAAAAACATCTCACACATTAAACCTGACAGTGTTCACCTTGTTCAGAAGATGCTGGTTCTTGAGTAACATGGAGCAGGCACAGAGCAACCAACAGTCTCCCAGAATGCCTTGCTTTGGGTGGGCCTCCACAGGGTCATTGGGGAAGAGTTGAGGGTGCTCGCAGATGTCCtgggagacacacacacacacacaaacactgttaAGCCAGTTTGTAACAATCTATAATGTTATAGACCCAGTGAATTCGCTAAATGAGTGCATTTCCCCACATGCTTAAGCATTTCCTATTGAAATAGTATGTTTGGGGGTACTCTAGCACAGATAGGGGGGTACTTGTGACAGACACCAAGCTAAATGAAAGTCAGTTCTTAAAGAAGGTCTTCATGTGTTCTCACTGGAAACGAATGAAATAATGACTATAGTATGTTACCTGTGGGCGGAACCACGTGACATCACCCAACAATTTGGAGAGGGGCGTGGTGTAGTCACTAAAGATTGAGGAGTCATCAGCAGGAAAGTCCGGGTCCACAAACAGTGAATGGTGCTCAGTCTCCGTCTCCATGGCAACCAGATCGACTTCACTCCTGATAAGAAGAAACGCTTGCTGTAACAATCACACCTGTCATAATCTTTGCGTTTAAAGActaaaagtctttaaaaaaatttctgACCATTATCATAGCTTCATTGCCTTTGCTTGTTCTTGCATACAGTATAAGTGATAGGCTACTTAAAGCAGTATATCAATAAAAGGCATTAACCTAAAAACGAATTAGTCCTTAAATGACAAGCTGTTTTCCAGTTTAAAGTTGCGACAGTGGTATTAAAGACGGGTTTTAATGGGAATTTCGtctcttcaaaaacatgttcagACATCTAACATCAAAGTCAGCATCAGTCTAATCATAAATCATCCAGACGTACCGTCAGCAGCTCAGCTGGGTTATTAACGCGTTAGACATAGTCAGTGGCTGTTTTAAATGACACAGCCAGATCGAGGCAAAGAAATGCATCTAAATCCAGTTTGAACCTCCTTGCAATTGCATGCCATAACTCTGAGGTCGTTGAAACACactcaaagaaacaaaaacaccGCACCAAGGCAATTTATCCCATAACCGGAAGGACGCTCACACTGTGGACAGCGCTGTCATCCGGGGCGGAGGAGGGAGCTGCAGCATGCGCGCCCCCCAGCGGTACTCATCAGAACTACTATTAAACAATTCGCACTGGTACTATGTCGTAAAATACTATTTCTTTGTATTTTAGCATTCTTATACGACTTTTCGTGGTAaacaaatttataataaatcaaaacacatattgatattaatatgatacaaacaaaacagtaaaagaAAACACTTATTAATATATGATATGCAAGGAATAAAATGTATTGAGTCTATGGGTGTTTCTGGTCAAATGTGTCCCTGTGAACTAAATTcttttaaaagacaaaattacAGCACGATAAACAACTTGAGAAATGACACAATACATATATTCTGTTCAGAAGTGATTTACcttgatttttctttgttttctccaCACATCACGTCTCATATTTTAAGCACATTCTTCACTGACATATTGTCTCTGTAGTAAAGAAGTACTCTTTATTAGAGCAGAATTTTTCATTATGGTGAAAATGACACTACAACTGGGGGACAATCTCACAGGCTTCATATCCGTCACAGACACGGCTTGTGTGTCAAGCCCAGCCTCCTCCAAACTGTATAAGTAATCACCCAAGAGATGAGAAGGTTACAGAGGCTCTTCCACTGTCTTCACTCTCAGGTAGGATGAGTTTAAATTTAGGTCTGCTGAATATTAACAATATCTTCAAAGAGTTTAAAATCCATTCAgattaaaaatatgattatgaTTTACTAGGCTACTGAATTTACTGAAATATTACACTTATatttaaaaccataaaatggatatcaaaataaagttattaaactATTGATTTTATACTGCCAATGATAGGATACCagtgtaaatgttttttcaacatttaaaattaaagttaatgTGTGTAGTAGTTGTAAGTTGA
Encoded here:
- the capn10 gene encoding calpain-10 isoform X1, which codes for MCGENKEKSRSEVDLVAMETETEHHSLFVDPDFPADDSSIFSDYTTPLSKLLGDVTWFRPQDICEHPQLFPNDPVEAHPKQGILGDCWLLCACSMLLKNQHLLNKVFPPEQPLWGDCAYHGEFRFRFWQNGHWIEVQVDDRLPCINDTLCFSRCQSPRAFWVALLEKAYAKLHGSYERLWAGQVCEAMVDLSGTIVVRWSLKGAESPQQPNDTQTQHTANGTSLSKLSLELKERCAISCCVHSASTGVPELGQFHAMSVMEWTNVTTTTGEQVELIRIRNPWGRKSWAGVWRESGSGWASLEVSCAQALLGRTAEGEFWMDLTEFQQEFDEVTVGYPLSDAGHLQSIYTGSFLTHSHQIAGRWVKGHSAGGCRNNSTFSSNPKFWLKVCERGEVLLSLLQYRRPERPAEGGTRQHPHLQAIALHVWKVEKKHFNLVRTLNKPPLVSHTHAYDREVVVDTHLNPGFYLLVPSTFLQGAEGRFLLRVHSSCSTSLSVMKSNPPPLQHFSEGEWETISSHGSWSIGSTAGGSRNFATHGHNPRIPLTVTYDPGGNNVRVTLRQNRPENALHAIGFHIYKVPDSGSGFLLIPGSMCPVVSCVPHAHSQEVSVFCHLQPGEYVVIPSTYQPELSAHFTLTLLRRIHRKAMQSQELLGHAVQEVTIFHLIFRSPVSL
- the capn10 gene encoding calpain-10 isoform X2, which translates into the protein MCGENKEKSRSEVDLVAMETETEHHSLFVDPDFPADDSSIFSDYTTPLSKLLGDVTWFRPQDICEHPQLFPNDPVEAHPKQGILGDCWLLCACSMLLKNQHLLNKVFPPEQPLWGDCAYHGEFRFRFWQNGHWIEVQVDDRLPCINDTLCFSRCQSPRAFWVALLEKAYAKLHGSYERLWAGQVCEAMVDLSGTIVVRWSLKGAESPQQPNDTQTQHTANGTSLSKLSLELKERCAISCCVHSASTGVPELGQFHAMSVMEWTNVTTTTGEQVELIRIRNPWGRKSWAGVWRESGSGWASLEVSCAQALLGRTAEGEFWMDLTEFQQEFDEVTVGYPLSDAGHLQSIYTGSFLTHSHQIAGRWVKGHSAGGCRNNSTFSSNPKFWLKVCERGEVLLSLLQYRRPERPAEGGTRQHPHLQAIALHVWKVEKKHFNLVRTLNKPPLVSHTHAYDREVVVDTHLNPGFYLLVPSTFLQGAEGRFLLRVHSSCSTSLSVMKSNPPPLQHFSEGEWETISSHGSWSIGSTAGGSRNFATHGHNPRIPLTVTYDPGGNNVRVTLRQNRPENALHAIGFHIYKVPDSGSGFLLIPGSMCPVVSCVPHAHSQEVSVFCHLQPGEYVVIPSTYQPELSAHFTLTLLRRIHRKAMQSQELLGHAVQEVSCISVMR
- the capn10 gene encoding calpain-10 isoform X3, encoding METETEHHSLFVDPDFPADDSSIFSDYTTPLSKLLGDVTWFRPQDICEHPQLFPNDPVEAHPKQGILGDCWLLCACSMLLKNQHLLNKVFPPEQPLWGDCAYHGEFRFRFWQNGHWIEVQVDDRLPCINDTLCFSRCQSPRAFWVALLEKAYAKLHGSYERLWAGQVCEAMVDLSGTIVVRWSLKGAESPQQPNDTQTQHTANGTSLSKLSLELKERCAISCCVHSASTGVPELGQFHAMSVMEWTNVTTTTGEQVELIRIRNPWGRKSWAGVWRESGSGWASLEVSCAQALLGRTAEGEFWMDLTEFQQEFDEVTVGYPLSDAGHLQSIYTGSFLTHSHQIAGRWVKGHSAGGCRNNSTFSSNPKFWLKVCERGEVLLSLLQYRRPERPAEGGTRQHPHLQAIALHVWKVEKKHFNLVRTLNKPPLVSHTHAYDREVVVDTHLNPGFYLLVPSTFLQGAEGRFLLRVHSSCSTSLSVMKSNPPPLQHFSEGEWETISSHGSWSIGSTAGGSRNFATHGHNPRIPLTVTYDPGGNNVRVTLRQNRPENALHAIGFHIYKVPDSGSGFLLIPGSMCPVVSCVPHAHSQEVSVFCHLQPGEYVVIPSTYQPELSAHFTLTLLRRIHRKAMQSQELLGHAVQEVTIFHLIFRSPVSL